In Methanobacterium bryantii, the following proteins share a genomic window:
- the nikR gene encoding nickel-responsive transcriptional regulator NikR — MRISMSLPKKLLNEFDGVLKDRGYQSRSKGIRDALKDYIVRYQWMNEMEGERIGIIAVIYDHHYTGVMEDLTEIQHDYKDFINAVMHVHMTDKHCLEVIVVKGDVKYIRTLSEKIMRLKGVEHVRLTSTAVGKALDLEKAGASSPMSP, encoded by the coding sequence ATGAGAATTAGTATGTCGTTGCCAAAAAAATTGTTAAATGAATTTGATGGAGTATTAAAAGACAGAGGATACCAATCAAGGTCAAAAGGTATCAGAGATGCTCTTAAAGATTATATTGTAAGGTATCAGTGGATGAATGAAATGGAAGGAGAACGTATAGGAATAATTGCTGTAATATACGACCACCACTACACTGGAGTAATGGAAGACCTTACCGAAATTCAGCATGATTACAAAGATTTCATAAACGCAGTTATGCACGTACACATGACAGACAAACACTGTCTCGAAGTTATAGTTGTTAAAGGAGACGTTAAATACATCCGTACACTTTCAGAAAAAATAATGAGACTCAAAGGTGTAGAACACGTACGTCTTACCAGTACAGCAGTTGGAAAAGCACTTGACCTTGAAAAAGCAGGCGCAAGCAGCCCAATGTCACCTTAA